Genomic DNA from Cydia fagiglandana chromosome 3, ilCydFagi1.1, whole genome shotgun sequence:
GTTCTGGGGGATAATTGCCTTCTGCGGAATAAACGGGGTGCGCGTACCAGCCAACCTGCAagaagaaaaaaactaaatttttaaccttttgattATCCGATTAATTTAAGTTTAGGAAAATACATGTACAAATCAAACATTTATTCATGCGCCCAAAATATTCGTGTTTTAGCTTCTTAAAAAGACCACTGTCCGGGAGCCGGTTTCCTCCTACTTGAAAGGTTATaaccagtgttggcaaaaaatcaattcgaattgacgattgaggattgaccgatcaatccgaattgacgattgacgaaactaattctaaatctactgattgaggattgacgattactaatcattaattcgaattgatcggtcaatcctcaatcctcaatcgtcaattcggattgacgattactttgtatgtacctacctaatgtcctttttatttaggccatttttctaaactgaccaaatgcgttcaaaagcggtgtctgagtttaccaaaggttccgaaacatgtttccgacggcaatatgaaggatgtcctttttggaacattttcgggattttccttgaaattaaccgatagcgttcaaaatcgatatctgaggtgcccaaagatttcgaaacttgttttcgagggaaatattgagagatgtccttttttgggacatttctagaaattacccgattgcgtttaaaatcgatctCTGAGGTAatcagaggtttctaaacatcttttcaactgcaatattgaaaggtgtcctgttatgggatttatgggacattttagtgacattctttgaaagtgactgcttgcattcaaaatcgatatctgaggtgcaaaacatggtttcaacggcaatatttagattctacactttagccgcgtacttactttactaccccAAAACAGGGCATCTCGGAATATTACCGTCGGAAACATGATTCggaacctttgggcacctcagatatcgattttgaacgcaatcggttaatttaaagaaatgtcccataaatgtccaaaaaaaaggaaactccgtctttattgccgtcggaaacatgttacggaacctttggaaatctcagatatcgttttaaagtgccaacgatcaattataaaaaatgtcccgaaatggaagggacatcttTCAATACTGACGTCGGAAACAGTTATCGGGACCTATGGTCAACATCGATTACCAATATGAACATAATCGGCCACTTTCTAAATATGTcccaaaaagggacatcagtcaatactgacatcaggaacatgttttcgaacctctgggaacctcaaaTATCGACTTTAAaatccagtaagtaagtcccaaaaaaggacacctttgaaaagtaatcttagggaagggaaagggactatggttaatctagattgagaattgatttaatccgaattgaggattgatgcgtcaATTCCAAtcgattcaatcggattgacgcgtcaatcagaattgaatcaattcgaattgatcaattcggattgatcaattcggatttatttcgttcagattgatgccaacactggtTATATTATAACAgataattttgtaaaaataaggTAAATAGAGTCAAATAATTAAACATCCACTAATGTTAGTCTTTTTTTAACCCTAATCTAATCTTTAGATAAGCTTGATCCAGAAATACCCACATGTGTTTTCAAATACAACTCAGCCGCTTGCTTATCCTTTGCAGAATTTGTCTTCGGCTCCGCCCAATTGGAATCCAAGGACATGCCGATCTTACCTAAAATATAATGGAGTCAATCAATTTAATGGCATTATTTTGTGTTCGAAGCTTTCCCAAGTGTTTATGTCACATTACCTCCAAACAAAGAGCGGTATTGTTGGCTATATAGATGATACACATTAGCGTGGGCTTTAAGGAGGTTATGCGTGCAAAGGTATTCGGCGATGCCATGGCGGTTGAGCGACGGCGCACGGGTGGTGCCCCCGTAGCCCTCCAAACAGGTCTGCATCGGCTCGTTGAAAGTAATCCAGTACTTTACTTTATCTGCAAAGTTGTCGAACAGAACCTTTGCGTAGTCGGTGAAATAATCGACTATATGAGCATTACTCCAGCCACCCACATCCTGTAGTTTCTGTGGTAAATCCCAGTGGTAAATCGTCACCATGGGCGTGATATTGTACTTTATCAACTCGTCaattaggtttttataataCTGTATGCCAAGAGGGTTGACTTCATTGGCTAACCCTGTAGGTAGGATTCTAGGCCACGATATGGAGAAGCGGTAAATATCCACTCCGAGTTCGTGGACCATTTCAGCATCCCTCTTGTATAAGTGGTAGGAGTCCGCCGCAACCTCTGGCGTTGAGCGGTCTCTCACAAAACTTCTGTTATTGTGAATTAGGTTATCCCATATACTCGGTGTTTTGCCTGGAaatttataagttttgttaaGGTCAAATTgtaaactattcagtttttCTGCTTTTCATTCGATAACTAGGTGGTAGTTAGGTTGGCTCATTaggtggatgacattcggaaaatcgcggggcgcttttggatgagactagctcaggaccgggataagtggcgtacacgaagagaagcctttgctcagcagtgggcgactgaaggctagaatgatgatgatgatgatgaattaggTAAACGGtccaaatgataaaaaaaacaacagcGATCAATCATTGTTTACCATCTATGTTCCAAGCTCcttcaatttgtatggcagcAGTAGACACGCCGAAGACGAAATCCTTCGGGAATGTGTAATTGGACCTAACTCCGCCTGAGAAGTTTAGTATCTCGGCGTATCTGCAATAGAAACAGAAAGAAACCATTAAAGTTGACTCCCGTTAGACCAGGCcgaggccgggccggagcttccggcgcttcgtttccTTTCCTATCTAAAAGcgccacgtgatcaccgatcagccgtcatagaaattgGGACGGCTCGACtcacgaaaaaaaaaaggtctagcgtgagtcaccctttatgaaattattatctagagtctgttcggaacgATAGAAAtggaagagtcgtggaatgtaatgGTCCCTATACATTCCACCACTTTTCTcattccgcacagactctactgaATGTTAAATTACAGTATCTAACTTGAAATCATTAACAGTATATAAATCATATAATTACTATACGAAACAAACTCTGAACTACATATGTAATTAGTTTGATAAAGTTAAGTAAAGCAAATAACGCCGCGTAATTAAACCTAACTTGTAATAATTTTCGCACGTTTATGTTTTTGACAGCTCGCGACATTGGGAATCTAGCGACACGGCCGTCGTATAAGAGCGTATCATATGTTTAAGTTAGGTGCGTTAGGGTAATTACAACAGTTTATGTCGTCGAATGAAAATAACTGGTGATACCGAGTGATTTAAACCGTTTAAATGTAACGCAGACATTTAATAATTCATGCGGATGACATAAATGGGCGTTCACTATCTCAGTCGAAGTTATTATTGTTACCTAgtgtacaatcgccatcagatatattgcagcggccaaggtgttcacaaatatctgaaaacgcctctattgtcaggcaGTACGtgatattatatttttgattatCTCGACCACTTCCATAAACCAAACATAAtacatactatttttttttaccggGTACCTTAATGATCTGTTACATGTTTTTTGAGATAGATAGTATAAAtgacttttcaccacaccagctcggaaagacttactttgcactccaaaaactgatagcaaagttgcattttattcacatgtgaggcaaagtaatcaaatgcaaattttgagttgttttcttatgtttgctgataGAATTGGCTtctaaatgatgattttggatgataaatatttaataacattcatttggatttgatttggtttgattttgtttgatattttacatttaatatttgcttcgagttggtgtggtgaaaaattttgtgtttcactcgggggcaaattttgtttaaccctcgtgctttgaaaccctcgcaacgctcaagattccattttcgaaccactcgctacgctcgtggttcaattttggaatctttcgcttgctcgggtatcaatataagCACGaccggttaaacaacaactttgcccccttgtaaaacaaataactattattttaaaagcaaCTGACAGCAAACAAGAAATTTAACATAGACACAGACAGCAACAATTTACAGAGTTCAACAGACTTTACCAAAGTCAAACTCATTATAAATGACCCTGTAGACAAATTTACTTAACTTACATAACGTTTTGCTGTCAAGGTAATAAGAGGCGACAGACTGAGTGgctccaattttttatttataagtaaatacaTTTGTGATTCGATACTCACTGATCTCATTATTCAGAAAGGAAGGCTgaataaaaaattacattttacttGTTTAATTATCTGTGTCAAGGAATGACAGTGAATTCTTAAAACTTCAAATTTGGCCAATAAATAAAGGTTCCGGCGATTtgagaacctcctccttttttgaTGTCGGTTAAAAATGAACAAGGGCTgttaacaaaaattaaaaaggatagagttagaccgagaaaagtctgcagcgattttgatagcccacgaagtgcaattgttactttaaacgtcaaacttctatgaaattatgacgtataaataacacttgcactgcgtgggctatcaaaatcgctgtagacttttcttggcttAACTCTAGCtaggtatgtacatacatataattattagCGATAGGCTAGTGAAGTAGTGTCAGTAGGTACTCGAAGACAAATTTTACTGACCATTCGAATGTCCTGAAAATCTATCTCTACATGGACTCTATAGTACGGATTATGGAATAAGTACacgaataattataattacctaccacgtacctataaaattatagGCCTCTTAATGACAGTATTAACACGAAGACATTAATCAACACCTAGATATCATTCGGCCGTATTTTCAATACAGATTTCAAATTGATATATATGTACTCATAGTTATATATAACAATAACCTACTtaaattatacttacctacgtatatttttatattaggtaTTAGGCGTGACTTTGTTGCTATCGAACGGGTGCGGGGTGGCTAGTTTTTTATGCATGATATAAAAACATGAATGCAGTGTTGCATGGTTCCGCCAAGGATTTCGCTCTAGATGAATTCCTTTATAGAATCATATCCTTATACTTTTGTGGTACgtaaaatattgattttatttttaaattataaaatactgTTAACGTTGGAGAGTGCATGCCCAGAGGCAGTAACTATCtcataaatttgaaaaattatcaCTATACCTGGCGCGCCGAATGACGATACCTATGACAGTTCCTCCAAGTCGCTTTTGGATGGgctaaatttaaaaagtaattgaaAAAATACGTTTAAATCAATGTGCTAAACTTCCAAAAAATGCCTACTTTTTACGTGACCGGTGCTCCATATAAAAATGTCTGTCAGTTCGTTATCGACAAAAACATTAAACATGactgacggctcgattcggaaaatgaattagatttctactagacttcaacaagttacgatatggataatttaaagatatttgttgttgtgttgtcctcttgaacgatttcgacaagttatgacttagatatccaagtcacatctagtcgatatctaatgtagatctagctgatctctaaatcgtttctaaatcttgtgattatctcgaaatccgaataggcctgtgacACCCTTGAATTGCGTGTCCCAATGAGCTGaggcattaaaaaaatactaatggCTGTTATATTGCTGCTGCTCTACAATAGCCCTAGAACGAGCAGCTAATTACGTTTTCGTTATTATAtcggtaattaaaaaaataaatttagaaTAGCCAGTACCATGTCTTTAAATATTAGTGAAGCATTACCGGTGAATGTATTTTTCAGATATTCTTTTGTTTTACTACAGACAAAACCCATGGAAAATGAACGACAAACGACACAATTAACAGTACAGGTGCGTCATCACATCACGTTTAGTTTTAAAGTTTTGCTGACTAAGTTTCTTTATAGTTTTTAGGTTCCAAGTATGGGTAGGCCATTGGAATAGCAGATATAAAATTAGTGGAAACGAGAAATCATTTTTTGCACATAAACCAAACAGAAAATACTGTTCTTCTAAAAATGCTGTGATATGATATCTTTCTCGTCGCTTAGCTATAACAAATTCGTTCAGAGGTACTCAGTTTACTTTACCAACCCAAACAACCTTAAATGAACCATGGttcgaaaaaaaatgcaaagagAAGGTCGATTGGAGTGTTACCTCTTTTAAGTCTTAGGACATACACAATTTACCTAAaggtttatttgtaaatttgcaAGCTATTTGTGCAGCCCGTAGTGCAGCTTGCAACAAGCTAGTAAATAGCCTCTTTCACTCCATGCGAACCTAAATTCTCCTCTATACCTACAGAATGCTAATATGGAAATTCAACTCGAGTTTTGAGTCTAGAGCAAGTTTTTGCTgaggtaggtattttatatgCATATTCATTTAGTATCAGATGAAAAAGTAAAGTTTTTATAAACCTTTTTGTTATAATCACGATACTGAACCGTGCTTAGTTCTGTATAGGTAAGTACaccaagtatttattttattatttagctgcgagtttttatttatatatacattTGCTGGTTCTCATATAAATAATACCCGTACGACCCCTTTAACAAATTTCTGAAGTATGGATGTCCATGTACATATCCAGAGATCAGGCGCGGATCCAGCCCTCAAAAAAGGTTGTGGTCACAGCCACAGAGATATGCGTAAAGATGTGTCAGTCAGATCTGTCTGGCGAAATTATTTGACGATATACGGCGGGAATTAAATACAGATGTACTTATAGTTATACCTACGTAGCTAATTCGGCTGAAAGCAAATAATGATACCCACTTGGACTGAAGACGTTAAATAGTTTTCCGCTCTCCTTCCGTAAATTTTCTTTTCTTATATGAGAActgatatatttataaaaatattaattggaTTAGTTAAATGCGATACAAATTTCAGAGACAAAttagttttttaaatataagtagctacaatttcattttttttaatcttatcAATGTATGTTGAACCTGTACCTATAAGCTTTTTTTCTTCTTAAATTGCGTACAATTTTTAGATTGATTTGTCTGTTCTAGGAGAAAGTAGATCGTCTAGAGACTAGAGCATTCAACTTTAGCATAGATTGCATTTTTTGCAATTACCCCACAGCGAACATGTTTGCCAAAAAGTTAATTTGCTTGTCAATCAACAAACTGtgttacataaatttaatagtagAAAGGTTTATTGTGCCACATTTTTATTGCCACACTAATTATTTGTCTGAGTATGAAATTAGTTAGACATATTGATCAAATTACCTTGGACAAAAAGTAATTATGGAACTTGATTTTACTTtacattttgggacatgtatGAAGTGCATACGTAACATATTATAAGGCTAAATTAAGTAGCGGCGAaattcaaatattatttattcatggTACAGAAAATTAACCTCAATTAAGGGGGTAATAGCACAAAAGATCAAGCAAGTGCTCTCGAAATTATAAGATAAGGTAAACCTCAATCAATTCGTTCAGCCTTTCTGAtatttgaaaatgaaaaaggTAAACGAATTATTAAATGACTTTTCTTTTGCATATATAACTGTAAtcctaaaatatattatgtagcaGTCAAAATAACTGTAACATTCAAACTGACATGACAAcacattaggggtcatccattaattatatCCCACGAATTCCTagttttttttacccctccccccattgtcacacttggtcacgtttggcaaacccctccctccTTGGTGTGACGTCCCCCCCTTACGTATGatttaattaatggatgaccccttaagcCAAAAGGAGGAGGAAAAAAGCAACCTTAAAATTGACAGACTTATTTTAAATCCAACTACAACGCAATATTAAAAATACCTtcagtttttcaattttattttgcttgTGGGAATTATAAATCCTTATAAAAGTATGTCAATGGCACTACTTGTACTGAATAACAATGGTGGTCCTTTAGGAAAACCTTCGCTGCCTGGCGTTTTGCGTTATTTCTTATTTCCTTAGTTATTACGTATACGCAAAACGCCAGGCAGCGAAGGTGTTATAACACTCAATCTTGGTCTATAATTCAAGATACAAATGCACACTATGTACAGCTATTGACACTATATggaggttttcgggggcgaaaaatcaatcttatctctgagaaaacgcgcatttttgagtttttatgtattttccgaataaagctcggtctcccagatatttcaacATTAGGTACGTGTATATGACAGAAGCGTGTTTCTAGTTAACTTTTCTTCGCCCGATCGAAATCGATTCTGATAGTTCTGATACTACGCACTAAAATATGAGCCACGACGACATAATCTAGATCGCTATTCATTTCAATACAaaagtatagttcgtaggttcgtaactgagcccgagctaatcctattgtctattgttaagtaaaaccgctcgtgccacgtgccaccaccacctgcataaaaacctgcgtacttcggttactgagtgccggcgagtcgaacgctacagaaccagtctaaaatgtgtcatcgagatgcgtaacagaggcgcgttatcggagagcgcaactacactggtttttgagcgttggactagcctgcgctcaggtgccaaatagaataagggtgacccttttttgcaggtaagtagcacgtgcggttttacttaacaatagacaataggattagccgccgggctcagttacgaatctACGAATCTACGAGCCTAGTACCTGCGCCACACAGTAGACTGACGTTTTAAAGTTACATTCCATGTCTGACTGCAAGCAACATTTTCCTTACCTATATCTGTCTATCTTTTAATACCTTTAATTatggatctcggaaacggctctaacgattacaataaaatttgctatatatgggggttttcgggggcgatcaATCGATGGATACGATAATGTGTAGGAATTAAAAGATTAGATTTGCCTATAGTGTGAAACAGTCTTTATTTATAGCACTACGTATATTTGTTATTAcgacatttacttaaaatacagGTTTTATTTAACCCCTTACCGCATACAAAGCCATATATGGCGGATATGATATttaactctattgacagctattaaagttcaaatttcaataaatattttttattacatgcaGTAAGGGGTCTGATAACCGCATAAGCTTATGCGCTCCACTCAGAATCAACAGACTAATCTTCTAATTACTTATCACGACGGAGACACTTATAAACACAATTAAAATCTCAAGCTACTTAATCCTCTCATGCAGACTTGTtgtataaaagaaaaataatttgtctcataaaataatatattaaccATTCATAGAGCGTTGTTTTGTCAGATGGAAGTTGCAAATGTACTTGCAAAAATTCGCGTaattcgttatttttttaatatttatcatcatcatcatatcagccggaggacgtccactgctggtcataggcctcccccaaagagtgccacaatgaccggtcttgcgccagcCGCATCCAGCGGattcccgcgacctttaccagaaTATTTATATGACTAGGTATGTACTCGTACAtcattaatcatcatcatcaatatcaCTATCCACCAGGTCATAAATTTACTATTTTGTCAATGTTAAAAGCCGGTCGTACTATCCAACTCGTCACATTTCCTTTATGTCGTGGCTGCCATATTGTTGCCTACATATTTACTAGTGTTATTGGTGTCCCTATTGTTGTTGCCCACTATTGTTAGCTACATCAGCATTACTGTCAAGTCAAATAAGCCCCCTAATCAACTGTCAACTCTAGTAACTACATAATAGGGCATAATTACAAAAATCACTTATTCTATTTTGCCACTAATAAACGCTCTCTACTCTCTAGTACCCTCTGACTCCCTGTTTAAAGCCAACCGTTGCTGAAGCTACACATCCTATCACTTAATGGATCCAAGTAATATTCCAGCCATTCCAGGATACTCACGCTagacagagcggctaccgcgaaaaccgattctcttttactccaacgaaggcgtaattagagtgacagagaaaaatccccgcaatttgcgaacttcgattttcgcggttatagcccagagccggcgccgggccggagcttccggcgcttcgttttctacggaaaacgccacgtgatcaccgatcagtcgtcatagaaaatgacatgtcggacggtCCGGGccctggtctagcgtgagtcacccttaaagggtaaatatatttttttataaatttttaccAAGTATACATGGTTACGAACTTAAGTGTCCGAGCTAGGTATAGACGTAATACATTCCGCGTTGATCGATCACATGCCTCGGTACAGTCGGTCTCCAAAGTCGCTAACACTATGGCGTTATTAATAAATGTCTCTCGAATCTAACAAAACCTTGATAATCTGTTCCTATCCGTCATTTCTAGACATTTCTGTTTGTTAGAAGAATAGAGGTGAAGTAGTAAAGAGTTAAGTCGTAGAGAGACGAACAAACAGATAAATGGACGGACATGGCAGAACTGTAAGTGTTTCTTAACTGacaacggaaccctaaaaaatacaaGATATTAAAGGGCCCAGCAACTTATGAGTCTGATCGT
This window encodes:
- the LOC134679982 gene encoding myrosinase 1-like, producing MKLIVFAVLICKGYAEILNFSGGVRSNYTFPKDFVFGVSTAAIQIEGAWNIDGKTPSIWDNLIHNNRSFVRDRSTPEVAADSYHLYKRDAEMVHELGVDIYRFSISWPRILPTGLANEVNPLGIQYYKNLIDELIKYNITPMVTIYHWDLPQKLQDVGGWSNAHIVDYFTDYAKVLFDNFADKVKYWITFNEPMQTCLEGYGGTTRAPSLNRHGIAEYLCTHNLLKAHANVYHLYSQQYRSLFGGKIGMSLDSNWAEPKTNSAKDKQAAELYLKTHVGWYAHPVYSAEGNYPPELIKLVDEKSRQQNYSRSRLPKFTPEEVAYIRGTADFFGLNHYTTYLLSMAEGEVGAIPSHENDVGIVRVQDPKWPSRSSSTWLKVVPFGFRRLLRWISTTYNNVPIIVTENGYADYDGVDDYSRVSYYSHYLNALLHAIHEDKSNVQGYFAWSLMDNWEWDDGFVSRFGLYLVDFKSPKKTRTAKRSARLYTDVVSTRRLPADYDPEDFSAFSGAATLAPTLLPLLVLYRP